The nucleotide window GCCTCGGGCGGCACTGCCGCACTGCCCCCCTCTACTACCCGTTGATTCCAGTTGTTGCTCATCACCAAGCGGAAGTACCGCTGGTGGGAGTGGGAGTACCGCTCCGACGGAACTGCCGCCTCCCTGGCTTGCTCATTTGTACGCAGCGGCTAGAACTTCCGTGCCAGCGGAAGTACCGCTCCcctgagcggtactaccgcttgtttATGGGCTGTGGGTGCATAATAGTTGGATTTCATCCCCCACTATATAAAGGCTTGTTCGGTTGACAGGGAAAATGGAGGGCTTTGGCAGGGATTGCACCCTCTACAAGTCAAAATCCCCTCCAATCCACCCCCAATCCCCTTGTGAGGGGGTGTAACCGAACTTAGCCTAAGGGAGTCATCTTCCTCAAGATGACTTACCTCTtactcccccaagctccattgttgctcacAAGATCATTCTTGCCCGATCTTTCTCCCTAGCCAGTCAAACTTGTTGATTCTTTAGAGATTGCTTGAGAAGGTCTAGATCTACACTttcaccaagagaaatttgattcccccactaatcccttgcggatcttatTACTCtcgggtgtttgagcaccctaggcggttgaggtcacctcggagccacattccattgtgTTGAAGCTTCGTGGTGGTGTTGGGAGCCTTCAATTCGGGTTTGGAGAGAGCatcaaccttgtttgtaaaggtccggtcgccgccttcaaAGGCATCactagtggaatcacggcatttCGTATttgtgtgagggcatgaggagaatatggtggccctagtggcttcttggggagcattgtgcctccacaccgctccaacagggacatacttcctctcaaagggaaggaacttcagTAACACATCGTCGTCTCCCCCAACCCCACTtatggttatctcttacctttactttgTGCAAGCTTTACTTGTGTTGTTTATCTTGCTTGCTTTTATTGTTCTCATTGCtagcatcatataggttgctcgcctagttgcacatctagacaacctatcTGTTGCTAACCCTAATTTGTTAAGAAAAGCTAAAAACTgatagttgcctattcacccccctttAATCAACCATATCGATCATTTCACTAGATAAATAGTACCCCTGATGGGGTCCCCTCTAGACTttgggggcccggggcggccgcTCCCTACCCCCATTCAGGGCAGGCCCTGCTGGCACAATAAAATTCCGCTCGATATGATCAATAGCAAGGTCAATTTTAAGCATGAAAGTCGGAGTATTTCAAGACGTGAGGGTGAAGTAATGTGTGATCTCTTGGGCAATGATAATGTTATTAGGAATTTTCCTGCCTTACTGAGAGTGGTCAATGTAATCAGTAAGGTGGGGTTTAAGTCTCTTCCCCAATCGCCGACCACATCGCCTCCCACACGTCCCGTGTACCGCTCCATGTCGGAATGTGTTGATGCTCCCTCTTGGACCGACATGAGGAGTGATTTTTCTTCTATCCTTGGATTACATGTGTGTAGAAATTATACGAAATGACTGCATGATAATAACATTATTTCTGCATTTCCTTGCGTTCACAGATTAGATGACAATTAGCAGTGGAATAGACAATTCATCCCCAGTCAGTTGTTGGCACTCATATGCTCCACGTACCCCACCAGCCACCAGGGCTCACTCTGCCCAAActatcccgccgccgccggcgcgGCAAGGCGCGCGAGTGCGGTACAACCACCCTGCTGGTGCGGCCCCGTTACGTCCAACACCTCCAACTCAAACGGCCCCCACTTTGCCGTCTCTTCCACGTTCCACCTTATAAAAAAAACTCTAAAAAACCTTATAATAATAATATCCGCCTACCTGTCGTGTCCAGCACACCATACAGGTCCacgcccgcccgcccgcccgcccaTAGAGCTCGCCGCCTCCCTCCTTCCCTCCCTGTCTCCTTCCCCGCCTCTCTCTCGTCGTCGTCCCCCGCAGCGCCGGCCGAAGCAAAGCACGGGGACTCAACCGCCGCCATGAGCTACTACGGCCAGCAGCAGCCCCCCGTCGGCGTGCCTCCACAGCAAGGTCCGCCCCGTTCGCCTCAAGTCAAGATCCATCCCCTCAATTTCCTCCTTTCACATCTCGTATACAATCCTGTTGTTTTTGCTCAGGGTATCCAGGGAAAGAAGAGTACCCGCCGGCAGGCTACCCTCCGGCCGGGTACCCACCGCCGGGGCAGGGACAGGGCTACCCTCCCCAGGGATACCCGCCGCAGCAGGGGGGTTATCCGCCACAGCAGGGTGGGTATCCGCCGCAGCAAGGCTACCCGCAGCAAGGGTACCCACAGCAGGGGTACCCGCCTCAGTACGCGCAGCAGCCGCCGCGGCAGCAGCAGAGCAGCGGCCCGTCCTTCATGGAGGGATGGTAAGACAAGACTGAGCCCACCTCCTTCCTTCTCTCAGATTCCCTCGGCTTGGTCCTAGCATCGCGTTAGATCTCTGAACTGAAGCCAGATTGGGCTCGCCGTCGCCGGTGGGTCGTCGGGGTCGGGGTGGACGTTGGGGGGTCGGCGTTTTGTGTGGCCCGGGGTGGGTTGGGTTCGTTGGTGGGTGACGTCGGCCCCGCATCCCTCCACTCGTGACTCGTCGTTACTGCCGTTCTGATGTGTCTGTCACTAGGAGTGGTTGCCTCAGCTGTCAAAAAAAAAGGAGTGGTTGCCTCAGCGAACCTCGTAGCTGTCTGTCACGCTAGGTCTTCTGGCGCGGAAAGATATTTGTGATTTGTGAACAATATAAACTAGATATATACTCCCTCCGCCCAATAATGTAAGACGTTAAACGTCTTACAtttacactagtgtcaaaaaacgtcttacattatgagacggagggagtacttttttGTGAAACTATAAGTTAGATATACTAGTAGTACATGTTTATTGAAATGACACCAGCTGAAGGGCGGCATTTTCTGAAAACTTTTCATATTTCCAGAGCAATTCATCCAAAACTTAGTTTTTTTTGCGGGGTTATCCAAAACTTAGTTACTGTCGAATTCAGAGCATAGTTGGACGTGTTGCATCTCATTCTTCTCTTGTTCCGAGCATACAATGATGTAAGACATTTCTTGACACTACATCAGAGTCAAAAAACGTGTTACATTATgataggacggagggagtactgtaTATGGAACTTGTAGCATATACGAGTATTATGTGTAACGACACCAGCTAGCTGACATACATTTTTGCTTTCCCTTTGTGTTTTGACAGCTTGGCCGCCCTTTGTTGCTGCTGTCTGTTGGATGCTTGCTTCTAAGTTGAATTCTAAGCGACAGGGAAGAGATTTGGTGCAGCTGCTATGTGCtccatattggaaaattggaTTGGCTTGTTGATTAATAGTAGTACTACTTCTTAGAGGAGATTACAAGAACTCCTTACCGTCATGTTTGTATGTTCAGATGATTGGTGTACCTTTTCGCATTAAAAAAGATGTTTGTTGTAATGCCTAGTGAACATGAAAAACCAAACTGAAAGCTCAAGCCAATACACAATACATTGAAAGAAAAGACTGATCCACAACCATACTTCTAATAACTTGGAAATTCAGCAGGGTTTCAACACAACATAACAAACTTGGTAATCCAGCAGGAGTTCAAGAAATTAAAAACTTGGAGATTCGTCAGAGACGACGATAGTACCAGTACGACATTGCCACTCGACAGATTACTTCTGCACACCATTGCAGCAGCACACACAGATAGCAAAGAAAACTGAGGAGGCGATAAAGCATCGCTCCAGGCCGAACTGAACGCTGTCTCACTCAGTGGCGACCAGCGGCCTGTTTCTGCGGTCTGATCCAGTCCTGCAGCACCAAGGTGACCCTGTCGTGCTGCTTCACGGAGGAGCCGTGCAGGAGCGGGGAGGCGCGGGCGAGGACGCTGTTGTAGTGGACGTACTCCTTCTGCCGGAACCTCTCCTGTTCGGAAAGCGTCATCTCGTCCCACTCAGCGTGCAGCTTCTCCGACAGGCTCCAGTCGATGTTGTACCTGGTGGCGCCGAAGCACGTCTGCCTCAGGACCCGCCTCGCAAGGGTCTGCAGGTCGGGCACGCGAGCCCCATGCTTCGACCACCATTTAACTGCGATTTCAAGTCATAAACATGGTAAGAAGGTACTCGTAAGTCATGTACTCAGTATGATATGAGCGAATGAATGAAATGGTGATGATCTCAGTGGGTGTAAGCAGGCCATATGCTCCAGTTTGCAACTTGCAACATACAGTACTAACTAAACAaccatgttgacaagcttgagctgacGCAGAGAAGTTGATAATTCTACACATTCATCTCTAATCCTTTTAGCTTCTCTGCTATTTATTTAAACAACTATGTTGACCAAGTTAGTCTAATGCAGAGAAGTTGATCATTCCACACATTCATCTGTAAACCTTTTAGCTTCTCTGCTATTTATTTAAACAACTATGTTGACAAGTTACGCTAATGCAGAGAAGTTGATCATTCTACACATTCTGACTTTGAATTGAATAGAGAAGTGCATCATGACATGATATATTTGTGCCACATTCACATACTAACTAAATATGTTGGCGCGCTGACACTATTCCAGCTCGCTCTAAAGATTGAAAAAATCCAGTACATATGACACAGAAAGGCACTACCGTTAGTGGCTTGTTAAGGAGTGGGCATTTTGTAAGAGATTAGGGTGTAGCTTACCTTGTGGTAATTCCATTATTTGCTGCTTTGCTCGATCTGTATCGAAATAGCGCAACTTCTTTTCATACACTTCCAATTGTGCTAACGCATTTCTGGGATCGTAATGAGCCTTGCCCAGTTGGATTATACAGGCCGCGATGCCGCTGCTGATCACAGTATAAAGGTGGGATCCAGCTGCGTAAAAGATCCTTGGGTTTAGCATCTGACCAGCAGCATGAAGAGGGCTATGCAAGTAACCATCCCATATCCTGTCAATTATACGCAAATAAAACTCACTTCCATCTCCAATATTGACACATATCTCTGTTTTTGCACCATGCATGGCTTCATACAAGATACCCATCGGACAGATATCAGATTCCAGTTTATACAACACTCTGACAAGTGGACTTGTAACCTTCACGACTTTGGCCGCAGCATGCCAAAATGTATCGTCTGTCTTTACTATGCTCTGGATACGCTCAAACAAATCAAGAGAAGCCCAACCAGAGGGAACCCATTCAGGTGAGCTGAACATCTGCACCAGACCTACTCTTGCAGAAACTAACCTCTCTAATGTGATGAACACTGCCACAAATTTCAGATAAGAACTGCTCAAAATCTCCTCCTGGACATATCTTCCTTTCAGTTTCATTGGCAGTGCATGGACATTTAAAAACCTTGTAATTTCCCTTGCCTTCATTAGAACTTCACTGACATGCTCGAGCGCTGCTATTTTCTCAAGCAGAAGGTTGATGCAATGGTCAACACATAGTGTGAAGAAAAAACTATCATATTTATTTAGAACATACTGTCGTGCCATCTGCATATGGGGTGACACGTCATTCATGACAATCTGAACAATGTTATGGGCACCGACATCATCAACCACGCGAGAGAGCATTGATTTTAGCTCATCGAAGTCCTCAGTGATTTCAGAGACATCAATGGATCTGAGGAAGTGCATACCTTTGCTACAGTGCACCAGGACACTTACGAAGCTTTTGCCACACTTGCTCTTCCAACTATCAACAATTACAGTGCAGCCACTTGTTTGCCACTCTTGCTTGAGTTCCTTTGCGCGGTTCTCAGTTTCTCTTAGTTGCTCCTGCAGAACAGCTTCGTACGTAGGCTCAGGTGCAGGTTTGGAGAAGAACTTGCCTATTGATTTTGCTGAAGGAGAATCAAAGTCATTTGCCTCAACCTTTGGTTTCAGTTGACAAGGATTATATGTGATTTCCTTGGGCTGCCTCAAATCCGGTAGATAATGAAGAAAGCAGCGGTTATTGGACACAGTTGGTTGTAGCTGTGGTTGCTGGACTTGAGCAGATGGAAGGGCTGGGCTTGTGTGAGGAACCTCATCATGTTCATGCTTCCGTTTCTTCATTTTTCTGAGCATCCAAGCTTTCTCTTCTTGCGATCCACAAGTGAACTCCTTAAGCTTGTGCTGACATTGCCCCTGATGCCTGCTAAATGGTGTTCTAGGCGGTTGTAACTCGAAACCACCTTAACGCAGTAATGGCAGCTCACTCTGCAACCTTCCTCATCAATGGTTTTGCCATGCCTTTCTTTTCCACGGTTACTTGTCTGAGGATATTGTACAGAAAAAACCTGAAGGAAAGCAATGAGAGATACTTCAGTAATGCAAAAATTAAAATGTCAAATTCCCAAAACATGAGTGCAACATTTCACCAATGATTAGATTTCATCTGCTTCCTCTTAATGACAGCACATGATGTATGCTAGTGATGAATTTACCACATGTGAACAGAGAAGACTGTGATCCAACTAAACACTGTACCTTAGAAGTTTAACCACAGTATTACTGGATGAAACAGTTTATTCTGTATTTTTTTCCGATAAAGAACAGTTTGTCTGTATAACTCTTCAAGAAGAGCACATAGAGGCGTGGTCAATGGTTCATAGTATACTTACCAGCAGACTGGAGGCATGAGCTTGTTCACAAATTACAAGTTCATTATCGCCAGGGCAACAAATCTTTGGGCACCGATGCGATGAATCAACAGTAACTCTAACAGGGCAGTCAACGATTGGCCATTTTCACCATGGTACACTCCAGAAACATGTAACTTCAACTAGATTAGACAGTTGTTCCTCGCAAACAGTCTAAAATTTGATGTTTACAATCCTGAAGGATTCAAATGAACCATACGAAATAGGCCGGTGTAAATAGAAGGTTAACTATTTCGGTACTATCCCACAGGACAATTGGAGTTATATGTAGTTTTTCACAGACTAGTGATGTGGTATAAGCATAAGACTGCACGATGATCTTACAAAGACAGTAACATACCCCCTCTCAGCCCTCTGATACCCCTCCTCTCCCCCGCCGCTTGATCTCCCTCCTCCGGTCAATTCCTCCACAACAAAGAGCAGATCCGGAACCCTCTCGACACCCATCCCGAAGTCCAGCGGCGCCGTCACCAGGGTCCGAGCCGCCGTCCACCTCCACGCCTGACTTCATCCCAGCTCGCTCGCTCCCAGGCGGGGCCCCGAACTGTCTTGGCGGCGCTGGTTCTCGGGGCTCGACGGGGGGCTCGTGATCCCGTGCGGTGCTAGGCGCGCTTCCATGGCGGCCCGCGTTGGTGCTGCGGCTGGTGGCGGCGTGTGAAGGAGCCTGCTGGCCCGGCGTGGTGCTTATCGAGGATCTGCGGCCTGCTGGTCGCCTGCTCGGGCGTGGTGGAGGCCCGGTGGGGCGCGTGGTGAAGGGACTCGGGCGGTCTGTGCGGCGCTCGGTTTGCGGCTTCGGCCGCGAGGGTGCGCGgatcggtgtgtgtgtgtgtggagtaTCTGTGTGCGCCGCGCTCAGCGGTTTCGCCCGATTTCCTTTAGTAACTCGGCAATCTGGTTTTCGCTCCATGTTTCCTAATTAAGAGTCGAGAAACTTATCTTTTCAATGAAAGAAATCCCGCTATTCGAAAAAATAATGCCGTGGCGTGCAGTGACTATTTTTCCTGATACTAAAAAAAACATAGTTTTAGCAATTCTTTCGAATCAGCACAGACCCCTTTCAAAATCTAACATTACACTCCCTAATTCCAAAAAGCAAACAAAACCTAAAATGGAGAAAGGGGAATTCTTTCTGGGCATGCTCCAATGCACACCCTCTGTGCAGAAGAAAGCCGCAAAGGACTTTGACTGTTTGCCATTTTTGAACATCGACATGACAAGACGACGGGTTTTAATTGCGGAAAGGACATTCACTTGTGGGTGAGTGAACAAATTTTGCTGGAGAACGACATTTCATTCTTTTTACCATGATATGCTTTTAATAGTTAGATCATCAATTATTTTTGAAATCGCGGGCACCAAAAAGGACAACACAAACTTCGGTGGATTATTGGGGCAAACCTCGGTGAACCGAGCATGGTTCGAAAGAGAATCCGACGGGGCTGGATGTGTACTAGAGAGATATTGGAAAACAAACACAGATAGGCTGGAAAAAAGTAAAACCCAAATGAGATAGGTGTTGTGTTGGATACATGTTCCCTTGATTGGTTACTTCAGAGAACTTCATCGGCATAAACACACAATTCCAAAGAACACCTTGGGACAATCCTAGTTCTTAATGTTGCACTTGAATATTGAGATTTAAAAAAAAGCCTGAGAAATATGCATTTAGATCTAATATACTCCCTAGAAAAAACAGAAATGGTATCAACAAAAACCTTTTATGCTCCTAGTGAATAAATTGTTTTTCCTTACCTTTGACTTTAGATCTCGTCTTCTCCGTTCCAAGATGTAAATGATGGCCTAAAAGTGGGGCAATGGCTGTGGTGCGCTGGAAAAGGGTGAATGGTGGAAGCCTGGGAAATATGCATTTAGTTCTAATATGCTCCctagaaaaaaacaaaaaatggtaTGAACAAAATCCTTTATGCTCCTAGAGAATACATTATTTTTTCTTACCTCTGACTTTGGATCTCACCGTCTTCGTCCAAGATGTAAAAGGAGGATGGCTTGGGCAGCGATTGTGGTGCGTCGGGAAAGGGCAGATGGTGCAGTGTGTCAGTGACTTGGAATACCACAATCTCACCTAAGAGGAAAACATAGATGATGGATTTACGAGGGAAAACATATCTAGAGGGTGGAAGTGGTGATGGTGGATGGAGAAGATAGCTAGATCTAGACAATTATCATGGTTGACGACGGAGGAGAAGATAGTTAGGTCTAAGgagtggtggtggcggcggcgggtggaggaGAATATGGTTAGATCTAGACAATATTGATGGTTGCAGGCGGAGGAGAAGATAGGTGGATCTAGACCATGTTGATGGTTGtgtcgtgtgtgtgtgtgtgtggggggggtggCTTTATAGCCGCGCGGTTTGGGACTAGGGGTGCGACCACGATCCGCGTGATGCGGGGTGCGGGCCGTCAGATTGGAGATGGGTGGCAGAGAATGGGGTAAAGGGGGTGGCGCGGATAGGTGACGTGGCGGGGGAGGTGTGTTTCTTTTCTAAGGGTGGGATAGGGTGCGGGGATGCGAGGAAGGCGTGTGTCTTGGGTAGGTGGATGCCAGTTGGGACCAGGCATTTTTTGGACGGATTGCGTGCGGAGTTGCTCGCTGCCGCAAATTTTGGATGGATATCTGGTCGATGGGCTCATGAGGTGTGTGGTCGTGACGAGACTAGTGCAAAGGCGTAAACTCGGATTATTGCTAGGACAATTTGGAAAGCGTATTTCTATGTTTTCCACGATCAATTGATATGAGGGGTGCTTCTTTCAGGTATGTATAACACGCCTCAAGAAAAAAATACTCCCTTTGTTCAACTATTATCTAGTTGTTTCTCAGCAGCGGCCATCACGCCACACAACACCTCGACTTGCCCCCCAGGGTCTCGGAGCGTTAGCGACATAGTCACCGACGTTTGATGGCAATGACGCCCCCTCCTCTCCTTGTTGTGTTGCATTTCATGGTTTCTATTGCACTTTAGCTTTTTCTTTCTGATCAACGTGGCGCTCAGTGGTGGcagagaggagggaggaggcggcaAGGGCGAGGAAGGAATTGGGGTTTTGGGGGGCGAGATGGAAAggactttgtttgtttgccattTCTAGAGATAGATGAGACCAGGGGTTTTAATAGTTGGAAGGACATCTACAGGTAggtggtgttggggaacgcagtaatttcaaaaaatttcctacgcacacgcaagatccgtctaggtgatgcatagcaacgaggggaagagtgttgtccatgtaccctcgtagaccataagcggaagcgttatgacaacgcggttgatgtactcgtatgtcttcacgatcggaccgatcctagcaccgaaggtacggaacctccgtgatctgcacacgttctgCTCGGTGACGTCcaacgaactctagatccagctgagtgccggggaagagcttcgtcagcacgatggcgtgatgacgggtatgatgaagttaccgacgcagggcttcgtataagcactacaacgatatgaccgaggtggaaatctatggaggggagcaccgcacacggctaagaggttcccctcccccgtatataaaggagtggaggagggggagggccggccctctatggcgcgcccaaggggtaggATTCCCCatttcccttgttggagcaggagagaaggaaaggggagagagagggaatgAAGGGGGGCCGGCCGCCCACCCAATTAGGACTGGGCTAGGGGGGGAGGGCGCCCTCCACCTtggccttcctctcctctcttccactaaggccccaataaggcccatatactccccggggggttccggtaaccccccggtactccggtaaatgcccgaactcacccggaaccattctgatgtccaaacatagccttccaatatatcgatctttatgtatcgaccattccaagactcctcttcatgtccgtgatcatatctgggactccgaactaccttcagtacatcaaaacacataaactcataataccgaccgtcgccgaactttaagcgtgcggaccctacgggttcgagaactatgtagacatgaccgagactcatctcccgtcaataaccaatagcggaacctggatgctcatattggtttctacatattctatgaagatctttatcggtcaaaccgcataacaacatacgttgttccctttgtcatcggcatgttacttgcccgagattcgatcgtcggtatctcaatacctagttcaatctcgttaccggcaagtctctttactcattccgtaatgcaacatcccgtaactaactcattagtcacattgcttgcaaggcttatagtgatgtgcattaccgagagggcccaaagatacctctccgatacacagagtgacaaatcgtaatctcgatctatgccaactcaacaaacaccatcggagacacctatagagcatctttatagtcacccagttaggttgtgacgtttgatagcacactaagtgttcctctggtattcaggagttgcataatctcatagtcataggaacatgtataagttatggagaaagcaatagcagtaaactaaatgatcaaagtgctaagctaacggatgggtcaagtcaatcacatcattctctaatgatgtgatcccgttcatcaaatgacaactcatgtctatggttaggaaacttaaccatctttaattaatgagctagtcaagtagaggcatactagtgacactcattttgtctatgtattcacacatgtactaagtttccggttaatacaattctagcatgaataataaaaatttctcatgatataaggaaatataaataacaactttattattgcctctagggcatatttcctttagtcccccgcttgcactagagtcaataatctagattacattgtaatgattctaacacccatggagtcttggtgatgatcatgttttgctcgtgagagaggctgagtcaacgggtctgtaacattcagatccgtatgtatcttgcaaacctctatgtctccctccttgacttgatcgcggccggaattgaagtgtcttttgatgtgcttggttctcttgtgaaatctggattcctttgccaaggcaattgcaccagtgttgccacaaaatattttcattggacccgatgcactaggtattacatctagaatcggatatgaactccttcatccagactccttcatttgctgcttccgaagcagctatgtactccgcttcacacatagatcccgccacgacgctctgcttggaactgcaccaactgacagctccaccattcaataaaaataagtatcccgtttgtgacttagagtcatttggaccagtgtcaaagcttgcatcaacgtaaccgtttacgacgagctctttgtcacctccataaacgagaaacatatccttagtccttttcaggtatttcaggatgttcttgaccgctgtccagtgatccactcctcgattactttgatacctccctgctaaactaatagcaaggcacacatcaggtctggtacgtagcgttgcatacatgatagaacctatggctgaagcatagggaatgactttcattttctctctatcttctatagtggtcgggcattgagtctgactcaatttcgcaccttgtaacacaggcaagaccCCTTTCTTTGcttaatccattttgaactt belongs to Triticum urartu cultivar G1812 chromosome 7, Tu2.1, whole genome shotgun sequence and includes:
- the LOC125524044 gene encoding uncharacterized protein LOC125524044, which translates into the protein MLRKMKKRKHEHDEVPHTSPALPSAQVQQPQLQPTVSNNRCFLHYLPDLRQPKEITYNPCQLKPKVEANDFDSPSAKSIGKFFSKPAPEPTYEAVLQEQLRETENRAKELKQEWQTSGCTVIVDSWKSKCGKSFVSVLVHCSKGMHFLRSIDVSEITEDFDELKSMLSRVVDDVGAHNIVQIVMNDVSPHMQMARQYVLNKYDSFFFTLCVDHCINLLLEKIAALEHVSEVLMKAREITRFLNVHALPMKLKGRYVQEEILSSSYLKFVAVFITLERLVSARVGLVQMFSSPEWVPSGWASLDLFERIQSIVKTDDTFWHAAAKVVKVTSPLVRVLYKLESDICPMGILYEAMHGAKTEICVNIGDGSEFYLRIIDRIWDGYLHSPLHAAGQMLNPRIFYAAGSHLYTVISSGIAACIIQLGKAHYDPRNALAQLEVYEKKLRYFDTDRAKQQIMELPQVKWWSKHGARVPDLQTLARRVLRQTCFGATRYNIDWSLSEKLHAEWDEMTLSEQERFRQKEYVHYNSVLARASPLLHGSSVKQHDRVTLVLQDWIRPQKQAAGRH
- the LOC125524045 gene encoding cysteine-rich and transmembrane domain-containing protein WIH2-like codes for the protein MSYYGQQQPPVGVPPQQGYPGKEEYPPAGYPPAGYPPPGQGQGYPPQGYPPQQGGYPPQQGGYPPQQGYPQQGYPQQGYPPQYAQQPPRQQQSSGPSFMEGCLAALCCCCLLDACF